Part of the Thiobacter sp. AK1 genome is shown below.
CTGGGAAAGAGGCATGTTCTGGAGTTTCGCGCGCGCCTCCATGTACACCACCCCCTGGGCGTGGAAATACTGGGCCATGGCATCCTTCTCGAAGGCGTCCGTAATGATGGGCATCGCGTGCATGGCCAGCGCCCGCTCGCGCAAGGCGTTGTGCATAGTGGTGGCGAGCTCAGTCTTGACGTTGTGGTTCTCGGCAATGCGTTCCAGTCGCTGGTTGGCCTCCGTCACCGCGTGCAGTGCAAGGACGGTAAGCGCACCGAGAAGCACGAGCACCACCAAAAAGCCGGCTACAATACCGCTGGAAATCCCCTGCCCACTGTCCCGGCCCGGCTCGCCCTTTGGGGATGGCAAAAATCGTGGATCGCGCGCCATGACCACAGTAGCGGCAGGGGCACTGCCCCACTTGAGAGCCATGCCAGAAAATCTCCATCCCCCCGCCGCCCTGCTCGTCACCTTGCCCGGTTGTCCCCATTGTCCCGGCATGAAGCGCCTTCTGGAAAAGTTGCTCGACGAAGGCCTCCTCGCAACCCTGGAGGTGGTGGACGCTGCCAGCCAGCCGGAACGGGCCCAGGCCCTGGGGGTGAGAAGCGTGCCATGGCTCGCCCTCGGCGCCTTGCGCTTCGAGGGCCAGATGACGCCAGCCGAGCTGCGCCAGTGGGCGCAGCTCGCCGCGCAACCGGACCAGGGCCTGCGCCCTTATTTCTTCGAGATGCTCAAGTCTGGTCGGCGCGACCGAGTGGAAGCCCTCATCCGCGAGGATCCAGCCCGCGCTGCGGTGCTGGCAGCCTTGGTGACCGACCCCAAGGCAAGCATGGCGGTGCGCCTGGGCATCGGCGCGGTCCTGGAGGAGTTCCAGGGCACGACGTTCACCCAGGCCATGGCGGCACCCCTGATCGCCGCCCTGCCTACGGCACAGCCCCGCGATCGCGCGGACATCGCCCATTTCCTTTCCCTGATCGGCGGCCCCGAGGCGCGGGCGGCCCTCACCTCCCTCCTGGACGATCCGGATCCCGAGGTTCGCGAGATCGCCCGCGAAGCGGTAAGGCACGCCTGATTCCCGGCTTTAAGCTAGCATTAAAAAAAGCCCCCTAACCATGCCCTTCCAGGTCCGTTTACTGCCCAGCGGCCACGTATTCGAGGTGGTCGGCCACGACACGCTGCTAGAAGCCGCGCTGCGCGCCGGAGTGGCCATAAACTACGGCTGCAGTAGTGGCAACTGCGGGTTGTGCCGCGCGCGCCTGCTATCGGGGCAGGTTGAGCGCACCCGCCATCAGGACTACGTGTTTCCCGAAGCGGAAAAAAGCCAGGGGTGGCTCCTCATGTGCGCCCACACGGCAGCAAGCGACGTCGTGCTGGAAGCAGGGGTGGCGACCCGCGCAGACGAGATCCAGTTCCAGGAAATCGTCGCGCGCGTCAAGGCCATCACGCCCCTCACAGACAAAGTGCGCCTGTTGCACCTGCAGACGCCACGCAGCCAGCGCCTACGTTTCCTGGCCGGCCAGAGTGTAGCCCTGGCGGTCGGAGACGATGCCGGCGTCTACGCCATCGCCAGCTGCCCCTGCGACGACCGCAACCTGCAGTTCCACGTGCGCAACCTGCCGGACGACCGGTTCGCGGCACGGGTGTTTGGGGGCATGAAAGTGGGCGACAGCGTCACCGTCTATGGACCAGTGGGGGATTTCGTGCTGCGCCAGGACGCGCGCCGACCGCTGCTATTCATCGCCTGCAACAGCGGCTTCGCGCCCATCAAGAGTTTGCTGGAGCACGCCGTCTCCTTGGAATGGGCGCAACCGCTCTATCTCTACTGGCTCGCCACCGTGGCGGGCGGCCACTATCTCTCCAACTGGTGCCGCTCCTGGGAAGATGCCCTGGATCAGTTCCATTACCGAGAGCTTTTGGCGGAAAACCTGGAGGATCCCAATCCGGACGAGGTGCTCACCGCCATCCTTGCCGAGCACGCGGATTTGAGCCGTTTCCAGGCCTACGTGGCGGGTCCCCAGGGCTTCGCCTCGCGCGCCTGCGCGCGTCTCATGGAACAGGGCTTGCCGGCGGGGCAGCTGGCCGCGGCAGTCGTGTGAGGAGGCATCGCTCCTTCAGGGCTTTGCCGCGAGTTTGAAGTAGAGTGCCTCTTCCAGGGCATCCCGCGCCAACGTGTAGTCCGGCTGAAATTCCACCGCGCGAGAGAAGGCCCGCGCCGCATCCGCGAACCGTTCCTGGGCCATGTAGGCAAGCCCCAGTTGGAAATAGAGCTCGGCATTTCCCGGGCACAGACCAATGGCCTCGTTGAAGCAATGCACCGCCACCTCGGGTGAACCCAGGGCGTAGCAGATGAGCCCCAGGTTCACCCAGGAAGCGTAAAAATCCGGCTTCAGGGTGATCGCCCGCTGATAGCAGAAGGCCGCCTCTTGCGTCTGCCCTAGGTTCTGCAGCGCGACCCCCAGTCCGTAATGGGCCGAGGCGAATAGGGGGTCTGTGGCAAGCGCGCGGCGGAACAGCTCGGCCGCCTCCTCGAACTGCCCGGCATCGATGAGCAGCATGCCCAGGTTGTTCTGCGCCTCGGGAAAGCGCGGCCGCAGGGTCAGGGCGGCGCGGTATTCGGACATGGCGCGCTCGGTCTTGCCTTGGGCGGCGAAGGCGCGGGCAAGGTTGTAGCGGGCAATGGCCAGACGTTTGTCGTCCCGGCTACGCGAGGCCAGCAGCACGTCTACCGCCGACTGGAACGCCGCCTGCGCGGCGCGATGCTCGCCTGCTTCCATGAGGCGGTTACCCTCGTCCACCAGGGCGGCGACGGACAAGGCATTTTGCTGGTTTGCACGCAGGATGGCCTGGGCGGAGCGGGAATTTTTCTTCATGCGCCCATTTACGGCAGGTGCGGCAAAATGTTGAGGGCTCCGCCCAGTCCTTGAGGTGGGTTCAACCCAAAATATCCAGTAGGCCGGCGTGCGCCCAATGAACCGCCCGCCACATGACCTTCCTCATCTGGGTTGAATTTTCCCTGTCGCGCACCATCTAATGAGCAGCGAAGCAAATTGCTTCAAGGAGGTCGCAGATGATGAATTTGGTGTTCGCCAATGATCAATACCAGGTGCTGGAATACCCCGAGCTGAACGGCTTCGAGCTTTTGAACACCCGGCTCGGCACGGGCGTGTTCCTGAGTGGGGAAATGGCGCGCGTGTTCCGCCAGTCCATCGAGGGTTTGCGCAACAGCAATCCCACGGAAGAAGACGTGGAAGGGGTGATTGGCAATTTCGACGCGCTCATGACCCACCGTCTGATCTACCACTGATTCCCTCTCACCAATCCAATCCTGTTTCGCCCCGGGTTGACCGGGGCTTTGTTTTTCCCCACGCCCGGCGCTTGACGATGGCGCGTGCCCGGGTGCTATCATGGCCGATCGCCCCGGAGGGGCGCATTTCGCGATTTTTGCAAGGCGCTGGGAGCCCCAGGATGAAGCTGGAATACAACTACCGGATCGGCCCGAGCGGGATCGAGTTTTCCCTGGTCGAGGATGGCGATGACGGCATCGAGATGGAAGGCACGCCGGAGCAGCGCATGACCGTCCAGCGCTACGTCATGCTCGCCTGGCAGAAAGCCATCAACCACACCTTCACCCCGGAGCAGATCCGCGAGCTGATGGCCACCCCGGAGGGTCAGCGGCGTTTGCAAGAAGGAGCTGAAAGCTACCTCGCCAAACTGCTGGAAAACTTTCCGCCGGAACTGGACCGGCGCAAGACGCCGGACCGGCGCGACTGGTCCAAACGCCCACGCGACAGCTCCACCGACCGCCGCCGTAGCCGCCGCAACGCTGGCGCCTGAGGGCCGCCACGCCGCGTAGACCGCGCGGGACGTCTCGCGGCTAAGCGGCTATAATCCGCGCTGTTTTTTCCTTCACCCCATGACCAGCCCTCCGGCCCAGGCCAGCACTTCCGTAGGCATCGTCACGCCGCAGACGGCGCAGTTCGACACGCCCATCGCCCTGCGCAGCGGAGCGGTTATCCCGCGCTATCAGCTGGTCTATGAGACCTACGGCGAGCTCAACGCGGCGCGTTCCAACGCGGTGCTCATCTGCCACGCCCTTTCCGGCAACCATCACGTCGCGGGGCGGTACACGGAACATGATAAATATCCAGGCTGGTGGGACAACATGGTGGGGCCAGGCAAACCCATCGACACCAACCGCTTCTTCGTCATTGGCGTCAACAATCTCGGAGGGTGTCACGGTTCCACCGGCCCCTCCAGCATCAACCCGGAGACCGGCAAGCCCTGGGGCTCGCGCTTCCCGCTGGTGACCGTGGACGACTGGGTGGAAACCCAGGCGCGGCTGGCTAATCGGCTCGGCATCGAGCAGTTCGCTGCAGTGGTGGGCGGCAGCCTGGGCGGCATGCAGGCGTTGCAGTGGAGCATCACCTATCCCGACCGCCTGCGCCACTGTCTGGTAATCGCCGCCGCCCCCAAGCTCACCGCCCAGAACATCGCCTTCAACGACGTGGCCCGTCAGGCCATCCTGAGCGATCCCGAGTTCCACGGCGGTGATTACTACGCCTACGGCGTCACCCCCAAGCGCGGTTTGCGGCTTGCGCGCATGCTGGGCCACATCACTTATCTCTCGGACGACGTGATGGGCACCAAATTCGGCCGCATCCTGCGTTCCGGCACTTTCCAGTTCGGCTATGACGTGGAGTTC
Proteins encoded:
- a CDS encoding thioredoxin family protein is translated as MPENLHPPAALLVTLPGCPHCPGMKRLLEKLLDEGLLATLEVVDAASQPERAQALGVRSVPWLALGALRFEGQMTPAELRQWAQLAAQPDQGLRPYFFEMLKSGRRDRVEALIREDPARAAVLAALVTDPKASMAVRLGIGAVLEEFQGTTFTQAMAAPLIAALPTAQPRDRADIAHFLSLIGGPEARAALTSLLDDPDPEVREIAREAVRHA
- the metX gene encoding homoserine O-succinyltransferase MetX, with amino-acid sequence MTSPPAQASTSVGIVTPQTAQFDTPIALRSGAVIPRYQLVYETYGELNAARSNAVLICHALSGNHHVAGRYTEHDKYPGWWDNMVGPGKPIDTNRFFVIGVNNLGGCHGSTGPSSINPETGKPWGSRFPLVTVDDWVETQARLANRLGIEQFAAVVGGSLGGMQALQWSITYPDRLRHCLVIAAAPKLTAQNIAFNDVARQAILSDPEFHGGDYYAYGVTPKRGLRLARMLGHITYLSDDVMGTKFGRILRSGTFQFGYDVEFEIESYLRYQGDKFAASFDANTYLLMTKALDYFDPTHHYESGHLSEALAPAKANFLVIAFTSDWRFAPERSREIVKALLDNERNVTYAEVKSTHGHDAFLMVDPYYHEVVRTYMGNIAL
- a CDS encoding tetratricopeptide repeat protein; the protein is MKKNSRSAQAILRANQQNALSVAALVDEGNRLMEAGEHRAAQAAFQSAVDVLLASRSRDDKRLAIARYNLARAFAAQGKTERAMSEYRAALTLRPRFPEAQNNLGMLLIDAGQFEEAAELFRRALATDPLFASAHYGLGVALQNLGQTQEAAFCYQRAITLKPDFYASWVNLGLICYALGSPEVAVHCFNEAIGLCPGNAELYFQLGLAYMAQERFADAARAFSRAVEFQPDYTLARDALEEALYFKLAAKP
- a CDS encoding 2Fe-2S iron-sulfur cluster-binding protein, with the translated sequence MPFQVRLLPSGHVFEVVGHDTLLEAALRAGVAINYGCSSGNCGLCRARLLSGQVERTRHQDYVFPEAEKSQGWLLMCAHTAASDVVLEAGVATRADEIQFQEIVARVKAITPLTDKVRLLHLQTPRSQRLRFLAGQSVALAVGDDAGVYAIASCPCDDRNLQFHVRNLPDDRFAARVFGGMKVGDSVTVYGPVGDFVLRQDARRPLLFIACNSGFAPIKSLLEHAVSLEWAQPLYLYWLATVAGGHYLSNWCRSWEDALDQFHYRELLAENLEDPNPDEVLTAILAEHADLSRFQAYVAGPQGFASRACARLMEQGLPAGQLAAAVV
- a CDS encoding DUF3567 family protein, translated to MMNLVFANDQYQVLEYPELNGFELLNTRLGTGVFLSGEMARVFRQSIEGLRNSNPTEEDVEGVIGNFDALMTHRLIYH